The DNA region GCAAAATTATGGGTGGTCAGACAATGAGGGCAGCAGACAATAATTGTTTAATGGCAAAAAAACATTTAGATTTACAAAGTTAAATttcataaccattaaaacacaaattgttaactcgcatgtcaaaatatacaaagtaaatatccttaaatcaaactccaataagttctcaaacagcatttttcttactttgtctatctgcACATTTTGATTGTTAtctgtggaaatatttttttctcagtttGTGCATGTACGGGGAAATTGATGCTTACCGGCAttgactgataaaaatctaatccttccaagcctaattatagCAGAGCTGGCACTCTGCATTTTCTGCTATCACAATGACACTAATGGGGCAACAATGAATTGCTGATACAGAATCTGGTGGAGTTCTTTGGAAATAAGATGTATCTGCCAGGTGCTGCCACAGACCAGGCTGGGTTCACCCACAATCATGCTCACCTTGGACTTGACATTacaagatgctgagtgccctcaattcccactggcttcactgagagctgagggtgctcagcatttcacaGGAAATGCCCAGCACACTGTAGGAATGGACACCATATGCTTTCTCTGCTGTATAATTGACAGATCAAATTTCAGAGGCTATGAAGTTTGGAAATCTGCAAAACAAGGGTACCCTGGGTAGTAAGGGATTGAAGCAGCCATTCACACAAGGGTGTCAAGAAACTCCAttgtacagataaggaaactgaggtcCAGAGAGGTGAAGTCAGCTTCCCTGGATCCCAGTGACAAAAcagggaatagaagccaggtctctctgtgccattatcacAATACCAACCTTTCTTCTTTATTGTCTCACCTCAGTGCTCAAGTTCTTACAGAGCTATTGGGTCCTAGGCCTCATCTCACATTACCTGGCATATTGAAGGAgatggataaaaagaaatattgagcaTCTGGTGCAATCCATGATAAAGGGGCCCAGTATAAAACACAGTGTGTGCTCATGTAATTACAGGTGGTATCATAATGGAAGCACAGGATGGCATCTCTCTGCCTTGGTGCCTCATTGACaatgttttttaaagcaagtCACAACAGCAGTGATAAATATCAGACTAACAAAACCACAAAGACCTGGATCCCTAAGCCCAAACAGCACAAATAGCCCCAATATTGAGTGCGAGCTATAGCGGCCACTAATCTCACCTAAAAAGCCAGATGGCCAGTGACAGAGGTGACTCAGACCTATCACAGCAAACTAGCTCATTCCCACTTCACGTGCACTGAACAAACTATGATAAGAAGGTTTGAATCCTTTTGACAGCAGAGAATTTAGTGGCAACTTTTCCCAAGGCCTCTTTGACCTCTctgttcctcaggctgtataTGAGCGGGTTGAGCatgggagtcaggactgtgtAGAAGACGGAGAACACTTTGTTCAGGTCTCTCAGTGTATCAATTTTTGGTAGCATGTAGACAATCATTATGGTCCCATAGAAAATTGACACCAcgatgaggtgagaggagcaggtggaaaaggctttTCTCTTCCCAGAGGTGGAAGGGATTCGCAGGATGGTGGTGATGATACAGACGTATGTTGCCAGGGTTAATAGATATGGCGGGAGAGTGCATATAGCAGCCAGTATGGTAGTGATAAGCTCCATCATACGTgtgtcactgcaggagagtttTATTACTGGGATGaagtcacagaagaaatggtcaatttcattggggCCGCAGAAAGTTAATTGTTGCATTAAAAATATTGTTATGTCTATAGCCAGAGAACAACTAATCCAAGTGCCAGCTGCTAGCTGGAGGCAGCACCTGCCATTCATAAGGACAGCATAGTGCAGTGGTTTGCATAttgctaaataccgatcataagacatcactGCCAGGAGATAGCactctgcagctgccaggaacccaaAGAAATAATATTGTGTGAGGCAGCTGCTAacagaaatggttctgtccccagtaAGAAAACTGGCCAacatcctgggcaggatggtggaggtgtagcaggtctccaagcaggacaaattCCCCAGGAAGAAATACATTGGGGTGTGAAGttgctgatcagccacaactagcaCAACAATGAGGATGTTCCCAGCCATTGTCACAATGTAGATGACAAGAAACAACAAGAAGAGAAGAATTTGCAGcccagggagattcccaaatcctaGCAGGATGAAATCTGTGAGAACTGTTTGATTTCCCCACTCTGGGTTCGCCATGAGGTGTAACTAGGGGAAAGAAAACACAATTTACAATAGAATCTGAAGATGATACATTTTTATCAAGCATCAGCATCAATTTAGTTCCATAAATATTCCATAAGACCCTTCATCTTGTTGGTTCAGTGAAGAACCAAGACTCTGGCAGCAAATTTTCTAGTACCGCAACTTCTGCTTGGATCTTTGAGTTTCCATCATCACCCTGATTCTTTCAGTGACCCAGGCAAAAGATATAGGGTTATCAGAAAGGAAACTACATTGACATGGTTGGATGGATAAGGTGACATTTGCTTCCCTTTCTTGAATGATCTATTTTTAATGAAGTTGAGTGTGAAAGATTTGTTTACCTTAAGGCTGGCATAGAAGAAGCTGGAACCTGTGATGTGACCTCTTCACTCAGTGTTTCAGAGAGCAGGATCCTGGTTCTGCCATTTGTCTCCTATCTGCACCCCCTTCATGTGTTTTAATTgtctcaaggtatgtctacactgcacattaTTGGCGGCAGCGTGTaaggtatgtgtagctacacaccgcagTGGAAAGCAGTAACGAGACCTGCATGTTCCTGGCTGGACACCCTAGTTGTGCTGAGACCCTTGGTTTGCTTTGCCTTGTATCTCTCACCAGAAAATGAATATTCCTCCAGAGCAATTATTTATCCTGCAAACACAGCAGGTGAATTCTCCCTTGAGACATCTGCTAATAAGCATTTTAAATTACTGGGAAGGAAAAGttatttgcatgttttgtttatttgttgagGGTAGACAGTATATTAATAGAATCATACTTCTTCTGGCCACAGAGGGGATGGAACAGAGAAGGAAAAGCTTCAAAACTAAAAAGACTTTATTATTTGAAGCCCTAGACATAGACCAgggaccattgtgctaggtactgtacaaacacagaacaaaaagatggtccgtGCCCCAGGCCTTTCTTACTCTGGCCTGTTGAAGCTTTGTATGAAATAGTTAAAAATCTGTCGGGCCAAAGAAAGAGACTTACAATTACTCTGTAATGGTGTGGTTGGGGCTCACATGTAGGAATTGGGACacccaagctccagtcctctagCTCCAGTGAATATTTAGTTATTTCATACTCCTCCTCCATGTCTTAGAGCTGTCCTGTGCCCTAGTGCCTGAGTGATCTGCAAAGGCAGAGTGTGACTATGTGTGTTACGCAGATTGGGTCATTGCTCAAGGAGCGCAGAGTTACGGTTGCGTTGACAAGCACTTTTACTTTGTACATCCTGATTAGGATGAAGAAGGTCCAGGGTCCCAGAaaatggtgggggtgggagcccaTGTTGGCGAAGCTTGGACCTTCCCCTTCTCTTGTCTTTTAGTCAGCCAGCATGCTGATGGCAAACTTcctcccaaagtctcttttttttgagaaccccaaaagggagtgatgggtggaaaagcccatcccctcattatctTGTCCATCAATTAGCTCTAATTTGTGATACGCCAGTTTTGGTTCATTGACTTCCTGTCTCACGCTGTTCTCATTTACCAGACATGACCTTGAGTTATACCAGGGGACCttcttgtttggactaattcagtcttttaTCTCTTCTTTGctccttttcccatcaacatttgttgttctaGGTTATTGTGATGCTCTGTGAACTTTCATGCACTTctcacagttgagctcacaatgaGGGTAAGTTCGTAGGTCCAATGATCACAGaccctttgtgaatccagcccttggtgggatttttgaaagcatTGACGCGCCGAacaccctttgaagtcagtgagttTTATAAGCCTCGGTGCTTTAGAAAaacccactaggcacctaaatatctttaacaaTCTGTCCCTAAGTGCCCTTGAGATAACATAAAAACCCACCTGCATCACTAAAGTGCAGTTCAGTATAACTCACCACCAGTGAACCTGAAAGTTCCaatctctctcctcttccatCTCTATTAGACACACAAATCCTTTGTGTTAGTTCACTGAATTCAATATCCTGGTAATAATGGACATAATGAACGGAGCTACCCCACACGCCACTCCAGCAAATCGCACACACCTTTAACTGCAGTGACCTCAGTGGGAATACCCtggtgtttaaagttaagcatgtgcttaaatgctttgctgcatTGGGGCTGGAGTGGTCAGTGCTAGGCAGGATTCAGTCTGCTCACATTGacattagggatctggagcacatgacttatgaggagaggctgagggaactgggattgtttagtctccagaagagaagaatgaggggggatttgatagcagccttcaactacctgaaggggggttccaaagaggatggagctcggctgttctcagtggtggcagatgacagaacaaggagcaatggtctcaagttgcagtgggggaagtccaggttggatattaggaaacactatttcattaggagggtggtgaagcactggaatgcgttacctagggaggtggtggagtctccttccctggagatttttaaggcccggcttgagaaagccctggctgggatgatttagttgggaattggtcctgctttgagcagggggttggaccagatgacctcttgaggtcccttccaaccctgatattctatgattctatgatcaagtTCAGGATTCCCCATCAGGTCTAGGTCACTTGCACCAGCACTTTGGACCAAACTGTGCTGGTTGTAGGTCCAGAACTGAGCTCAATGTGTAGGTTTGGGACAAGTGGTCTGTGAGGGAGACACAAGTACATATGGCAGAACTGATGCCTAAAATCATTGTTGTCATTTCCTCCCATAACGCTCATGGCATACACCCAGAGAAGTGTGTATGCTACTACATACACACTTCTGTCCTTCCCTTTCATAGTGTTTCCTTATTCCACAATAGGGCTCACTACATACAGAGACCCAGCCTGGTAATTATCTTACGCTAAAAGTAACAAAGTTTGAAAATCTCTGTGGTTAGCCCCCATGGTAGGAATGGTATTATTGGTCACACACGTATCctgtcttcatttaaaaaaaaccccaccaaaaacaaacaagccacaaATTTTATTTTACCTGGAAATTTACCCTTTTATTCATGAATAAATTCTGTATGCAATTTGTAAGAAACATGGTGATTTTCTTAGTCTTAGAGCTATTCAGGAACcagaattttcatttcatgggaaattccatgagttcaaatttttgttttcaaCCCAATTCTGACtttccaaaaatatattttaatttttattttgagattttatttcagtttttatgaCTTTTTaggttcattttaaattttattttctattctattttatttttatattatagttcattttgtattattttataaaatatacagtAATTAGTTTTTCCCTAAACAAAAATTGTGtagaaatttcccatggaacattTTGATCTTGACaatttggcattttctgatgggaaaacaTTCCATTGATCAGCTctatattttcttctctttttttggttaaaaaatatgAATTCTCTCTATCTTTTTGTTTGTGGATGTCCTATCTGCCATTATATTCTGTCTGTCAAGTAAGGACCCGATCCTGCATACAGGTATGCACAAAGTTAATTTTACACCTGGAAATAATTGTGTTGAGTCTGAGCCTTCTTTTGCTGTGGTAAAAgataaaattcccactgacttaaagGATTGgaccctttgatttcaatgggatttggacatCTAACGCCTTTAGCCTTTTTCAACCCTTATAGCCAATGTCCCAACCCCTAGAActgagtgcagcagcagcagatattAGCTCTGCTTCACCCACATCATCTCACTAACCCTCCCAGTGCCCCAGTGAGGTGGGTGCTGCCATTAAGAGTACAATCTTCAAAAGGTCCTAATTACTAAGGTTTAGCAGCCTaagtcttattgaaagtcaaggggtcttaggctcctaagtgactttTAAAATTTGCTCTACTGTTTTTCAGAATGTTACCCTTCGTTTAAGGCCTCCTGCTCAGACATTTCTGAAAAGAGCAAATAGGGATTGTTGCTCAGATAAAATGCAGGTGCAACAAGGTGCTTTACACATTTaggttggaattttcaaaggggggGTAATATATACAATAAACACCCCACGCCCATTGAATTGCTAGAAACCAGAGATTACAAACGTGCAAATAGTTTCTTCACCTATCCCTGAAAAGTTTCAGGGATCTTCAGTGCCATGGCAATTATACAAATTAGATAATCTTGTACCAGAGCTATAGGCCTCTTGTTGGTCTATTGGAGTGAATGATAACCAACAGAACATTGTTGATTACTCTCCTCTATAGGATTGGTTATATATTCACACTAGCCAGTTCACGGTCCTATTTGGGTACAGTTAATATGATCATTTCATTTCTGTGTATTATAGGATATTCTgcaatttgattaaaaaactgggcTTTCTCAGCATGAAGTTTTTGACATACTGTCACATCTTCCCCTGAAGGAAAGGTTTGTTCCAGCCTTTATGGAAGAATACAAATATCCACTTATTTCTGAAGGCAAAACAAACTAGAAGATTGTTATTCCAAGTCCTGTCCTAGTGTAATGTGCTCACTAACCATGTAATAAGGTGTCAGTCCAGTTTATCACCTGTGTGAATAATTTTGTGTTACCAAAGCTTTATTTTTCATAATGCCCAATGTTGAATATTGTGGCCCACATAACTGcatttaaggggaaaaaacaggtttcttttttttttttgctttgcttttaattAATCTCTGACAAAAATATTGCAGATAGGGATGAAAACCCATTGCCTAACTCTTTGAAGGATACAGATCTAAACTGAAAATTGGCTATAATACAGGGATAGACCTGGATCTTCACACGCTTTGGCTTAAATATTTAATTCCGAGTTTATCGACTCCTAatcacttaatattttttttactgaaatcaCAGGTTTAATATTTATTACTGTCCATTTGTCATTCCCTATGATCTGCTGTCATCTAGAGATCATTTGAAAGGATACATAAAACATTGGCCTTATTAAGCTTGGCTTCTCCATAGTGCCCATTATACACCATAGCCACACCTTTACCAGacttcacctttttttttttttttttaaaatggagatatcctatctcctagaactggaagggaccttgaaaggtcatggagtccagccccctaccttcactagcaggaccaagcaatgatttttgccccagatccctaagtggccccctcaaagattgaactcacaaccctggatttagcaggccaatgctcaaaccactgagctatccctgccccaccCTCTGTTACCCCTAGTGCCATTACACAATAAAGccgcccctttcccatccctccccctctgctgcccccagtGCAGAGTTCAGCACTGGCAGCCAGGGTACATTCTTGCTTGTGCAGCCGGCGCTGAAGCTGGTACTGGTGGTTTCTTCACTTCTATTCTGAGTGAGCTAGCTAGGGTACAGCTACAGCGGCTACGTCTACAGGAGCTGCCATTCACCGCCCCGGCTGCAGTGTAGATGCCCCCCAAGTGTCTAGCTGTGAATTATTCACTCTGGTCTCTCTTTCCGTCAGTCGGCCGCTTTTGACTTGGCCAATCAGCATAGATTATCAGCATTCCATTGAAATGCAACAGACAGTTTCCTTGGATTATCAGCGTTCTTTTCAAGGCCATGAATGTGCTGATGTATTTTCACATGGACTCACGCTAGGTCTCCACACAGATTttgcaccagtataactattCTGGTTAGTGGTGTGACACTGTTATGGAAATCATTATACCGGTACAAcctctagtgtggacacagtttacCAATATAGAAGTCCCTTATACTgttatagcttattccccttcccgtATGGGAATGAACTATACTGAAATGAGCACTTTTACATCACTATAATTGCATCCAGTCAGAGTACATGAATGGCCCCCTCACAGTGCCCCCTGAAGGCCTGAGGGCAGCCCAGAACACGGCCCCTCACCTCAGTT from Malaclemys terrapin pileata isolate rMalTer1 chromosome 13, rMalTer1.hap1, whole genome shotgun sequence includes:
- the LOC128848169 gene encoding olfactory receptor 11A1-like, whose product is MANPEWGNQTVLTDFILLGFGNLPGLQILLFLLFLVIYIVTMAGNILIVVLVVADQQLHTPMYFFLGNLSCLETCYTSTILPRMLASFLTGDRTISVSSCLTQYYFFGFLAAAECYLLAVMSYDRYLAICKPLHYAVLMNGRCCLQLAAGTWISCSLAIDITIFLMQQLTFCGPNEIDHFFCDFIPVIKLSCSDTRMMELITTILAAICTLPPYLLTLATYVCIITTILRIPSTSGKRKAFSTCSSHLIVVSIFYGTIMIVYMLPKIDTLRDLNKVFSVFYTVLTPMLNPLIYSLRNREVKEALGKVATKFSAVKRIQTFLS